One window of the Cryptomeria japonica chromosome 7, Sugi_1.0, whole genome shotgun sequence genome contains the following:
- the LOC131856932 gene encoding (S)-canadine synthase CYP719A21-like, with the protein MEKKAKHQKEQGQKGESNLEKWKKEMEEKVEKLEVQISKLEEGKASMKNFLILIPEILNSTTRNMEEIAKHLYGPIPTKSIMDLNAKQATTEARNVDSAPRGKNCKTIVALYVVHSFVMDQTLPFVNDLPAFHFLRTPTLQGALIFLFAASLISTFVSLAFLLSSTKEKKYPPSPPRLPLLGNLHHLNKGENLLSTLTDMAKTYGPVMTVWMGPLPVIVLTGQAPIWEALVNQAVNFSGRHLFYSRQFITASYRTIFSSPYNEHWIKLRKLLHNNVLSPAHVELQSSSHQASVNKLINNLEKEMEENNGVVRPLHALKMMAMSFIAPLCFGLDFQDDNFLSKLEEFIAEDISLAKRGDTFLDLFPLSRFFVPSSIRTERKFKSLRDDILHLLLPFIRFARSYRECFKRSAPSSFLYCLLSIGQGEEAEHKSKLSDEEIAFNLYELFVLAVDSTSTAIEWALAYLIANPHIQERAFQEISQAAQEGKGGLLSFKDLRKLPYLQSVVKETVRKESIAPFGMFHHTENECKVMDITIPEKSVVLFNLHSVSNDPELWKEPEEFRPDRFLDKNESEKVRMAYLPFGAGRRVCAGMDVASVYVPITLANLLKSFEWGCVKEGSLPDLSRDVSGLLMSMKYSLEARITPRPS; encoded by the exons atggaaaaaaaggcTAAACATCAGAAAGAGCAGGGACAGAAAGGTGAAAGTAACCTGGAgaaatggaaaaaggaaatggaagaaaaggTGGAGAAGCTAGAAGTTCAGATCAGCAAGCTGGAGGAAGGGAAGGCTTCCATGAAGAACTTCTTGATTCTGATTCCAGAGATCCTCAACTCTACAACTAGGAACATGGAGGAAATAGCCAAACACCTTTATGGTCCCATCCCTACCAAGTCTATTATGGACCTTAATGCTAAACAGGCTACTACTGAGGCTaggaatgtggatagtgctcctaGAG GTAAGAATTGCAAGACAATCGTGGCTCTCTATGTAGTCCATTCATTTGTGATGGATCAAACGCTGCCTTTTGTGAATGATCTTCCGGCATTCCATTTCCTTCGTACCCCCACTCTACAAGGGGCTCTTATTTTCCTCTTCGCAGCTTCACTAATTTCCACATTTGTTTCCCTAGCCTTTCTGTTGTCATCAACTAAGGAGAAGAAGTATCCTCCATCTCCACCAAGGCTGCCATTGCTGGGCAATTTGCATCATCTGAACAAGGGTGAAAATCTTCTTTCCACCTTGACAGACATGGCCAAAACATATGGTCCGGTCATGACAGTTTGGATGGGTCCGTTGCCAGTTATAGTCCTCACCGGCCAAGCTCCAATCTGGGAGGCCCTGGTTAATCAGGCCGTCAATTTTTCTGGTCGGCACTTATTCTACTCTAGGCAATTCATTACTGCCTCTTACAGGACTATATTTAGTTCTCCCTACAACGAGCATTGGATTAAGCTCAGAAAGCTTCTGCACAACAATGTTCTCAGCCCAGCCCATGTTGAACTTCAGAGCTCTTCTCACCAGGCAAGTGTGAATAAACTCATCAACAACTTAGAAAAGGAGATGGAAGAGAACAATGGCGTTGTGAGGCCCCTTCATGCCTTGAAAATGATGGCAATGAGTTTTATTGCCCCCTTATGCTTTGGCTTAGACTTTCAAGACGATAACTTCTTGTCCAAGCTGGAAGAATTCATAGCTGAAGATATTAGCCTGGCTAAAAGAGGAGATACATTTCTGGATTTATTTCCTCTTAGTCGCTTCTTTGTCCCTTCATCAATCAGAACTGAAAGGAAATTCAAGTCTCTGCGAGATGATATTCTGCATCTCCTGTTGCCTTTTATCCGATTTGCTCGCAGTTATAGAGAATGCTTTAAGCGGTCTGCTCCCAGCAGTTTCTTGTATTGTTTACTGTCCATTGGACAAGGGGAGGAGGCTGAACATAAATCAAAGTTATCCGATGAAGAGATAGCTTTCAATTTGTATGAGCTGTTCGTTCTCGCAGTAGACAGCACATCCACGGCCATAGAATGGGCTCTGGCTTACCTGATAGCCAACCCTCACATCCAAGAGAGGGCTTTTCAAGAAATAAGCCAAGCAGCGCAGGAAGGAAAAGGTGGGTTGCTAAGTTTTAAGGATTTGAGGAAGCTTCCATACTTACAAAGTGTGGTGAAGGAAACGGTGAGAAAAGAATCGATTGCCCCATTTGGGATGTTTCACCATACAGAAAACGAATGTAAGGTCATGGACATCACCATACCTGAGAAGTCAGTAGTTCTCTTTAATCTACACAGCGTGTCCAACGATCCTGAGCTTTGGAAAGAGCCCGAGGAGTTCAGGCCTGACAGATTTCTCGACAAGAATGAGTCGGAAAAGGTAAGAATGGCATATCTTCCGTTTGGAGCAGGAAGGCGTGTGTGCGCAGGAATGGACGTGGCCAGCGTGTATGTTCCCATCACTCTTGCCAATTTACTTAAATCATTTGAGTGGGGATGTGTGAAGGAAGGTAGTCTGCCTGATCTTAGTCGGGATGTTTCAGGTCTGCTCATGTCCATGAAGTATTCATTGGAAGCTCGAATTACACCTCGTCCATCATGA